In Brevundimonas sp. SGAir0440, one DNA window encodes the following:
- a CDS encoding deoxyguanosinetriphosphate triphosphohydrolase: MDLASYAERADLTQGRRVFEPASRTRTAFARDRDRIIHATAFRRLKEKTQVFVAHEGDHYRTRLTHSLEVAQIARSLAHALRLDDDLAETIALAHDLGHPPFAHAGEDELVVQMRDYGGFDHNVQSFRVVTELENRYPQFDGLNLSWETVEGVIKHNGPVSHRLDEPAWSVVRPYAAGGEAGWDLRLGTFASLEAQCAAIADDIAYNNHDVDDGVQAGLITLRDLDQVPLIGPMLAEVRSEYPDIDDRMLRIEAVRRMIGVMVEDVLAETGRRLEEDRIVTTEDVRMARRTMVDFSHAMHVDLAVLRKFLFERMYRHYRVNRTRSQARRVLSQLFELFMAEPEVMPPEWGEPAMTPDKTQRARAVCDYIAGMTDRYAIEVHQKLFSLDLALDL, from the coding sequence ATGGACCTCGCTTCCTACGCCGAGCGCGCCGACCTGACCCAGGGCCGCCGCGTTTTCGAGCCCGCCAGCCGCACGCGCACCGCCTTTGCGCGGGACCGTGACCGCATCATCCATGCAACGGCGTTTCGGCGGCTGAAGGAGAAAACGCAGGTCTTCGTAGCGCATGAGGGCGATCACTACCGCACCCGCCTGACCCATTCTCTGGAAGTGGCGCAGATCGCCCGGTCGTTGGCCCATGCGCTGAGGCTGGACGACGACCTGGCCGAGACCATCGCCCTGGCCCACGACCTGGGCCATCCGCCCTTCGCCCACGCCGGCGAGGACGAGCTGGTGGTGCAGATGCGCGACTACGGCGGGTTCGACCACAACGTCCAGAGCTTCCGCGTCGTGACCGAGCTGGAGAACCGCTATCCGCAGTTCGACGGGCTGAACCTGAGCTGGGAGACGGTCGAGGGCGTCATCAAGCACAACGGCCCGGTATCGCACCGCCTGGACGAGCCGGCCTGGTCGGTCGTGCGCCCCTATGCGGCCGGCGGCGAGGCCGGGTGGGACCTGCGGCTGGGGACGTTCGCCTCGCTGGAGGCCCAGTGTGCGGCCATCGCCGACGACATCGCCTATAACAATCACGACGTTGACGACGGGGTGCAGGCGGGTCTGATCACCCTGCGCGATCTGGATCAGGTGCCGCTGATCGGCCCGATGTTGGCCGAGGTGCGCAGCGAATATCCCGACATCGACGATCGGATGCTGCGCATTGAGGCGGTGCGGCGGATGATCGGCGTCATGGTCGAGGACGTACTGGCCGAGACGGGGCGGCGGCTGGAGGAAGACCGGATCGTCACGACCGAGGACGTGCGGATGGCCAGGCGCACGATGGTGGATTTTTCGCACGCCATGCACGTCGATCTGGCGGTGCTGAGGAAGTTCCTGTTCGAGCGGATGTATCGCCACTACCGCGTCAACCGAACCCGCAGTCAGGCGCGGCGCGTGCTGTCGCAACTGTTCGAACTGTTCATGGCCGAGCCGGAGGTGATGCCGCCGGAGTGGGGCGAACCGGCCATGACCCCGGACAAGACGCAGCGGGCGCGCGCCGTGTGCGACTATATCGCCGGCATGACCGACCGTTACGCCATAGAAGTGCACCAGAAGCTGTTCAGCCTCGACCTCGCCCTCGATCTGTGA
- the erpA gene encoding iron-sulfur cluster insertion protein ErpA — protein MVLAASAAKRLAKLGAAEGKTLMLRVAVDGGGCSGFQYRFELVETAEDDDLRIQADGQTALIDPVSVPFLKNSEIAYVDELAGAQFVVRNPNAASSCGCGVSFSI, from the coding sequence ATCGTCCTGGCCGCCAGCGCCGCCAAGCGACTGGCCAAGCTGGGCGCGGCCGAGGGCAAGACCCTGATGCTGCGCGTCGCGGTGGACGGCGGCGGCTGCTCGGGCTTCCAGTATCGGTTCGAACTGGTCGAGACGGCCGAGGACGACGATCTGCGCATCCAGGCCGACGGCCAGACCGCCTTGATCGACCCCGTCTCGGTTCCCTTCCTGAAGAACTCCGAGATCGCCTATGTCGATGAACTGGCCGGCGCCCAGTTCGTGGTCAGGAACCCGAACGCCGCATCCAGCTGCGGCTGCGGCGTCAGCTTCTCGATCTGA